ATTTAACCAGAAGACTTATTCATTATCAACTTATAAACTTATGGACGTCCCCCTCTTCATACTCCCCAAGATCCAAAGTCCAAATTTAATTCACTAAGCACGCTCTGCACGAACGTCCCGGTCTATATTATTCCCTCCATAACCCCCTCTTACTTTCCCTCGTTTCCCGCCTACCATTTAAAACCGACCAATCCCGTAATTCCCATTCGATTGTCATATTCCAATTGAAAACAAAACCGGTGGCTTCTTGGAAAAAACCCAATTCCGCCTCCTATCAAACCATATATCTTAGTTTTTTCTGATTCCTGATAATACCGTCTGGTAACATTTGATTGAGCAAGCTCAATCTCCCTGGCCCAGGTAGCTCCTCCGTAAACCATAAGAAAAACTCCTGTCCTATTTACTAATTCAATTCCAAATTTGCCATATAAGCCAGTTTCCTCTCCCTTATCTCTTTTTCCAAGACTTGTAAAATCCTCATGTGGAACTGGGTGTTCAATTAAATTGGAAGGAGTATCATCTCTTCCCAATGTAAATGGTATGCCAAATCCAAAAAGATAATTCACGCTATTATTAGTCGAATAATTGCCCGCTTCAACTCTCATATTCCCGGTTTTTGCTTCACCACCACCACCGCCTCCAATTGCTAAATACCAATTTGCCATCGCTTTTGATGATGTTGAAAAAAGCGAGAAAAGACTTAATAATATAATCAACAAAATAATTCTATTTTTCATTTGTCTCCACCCCTAATTTATTTTTTCCCCACAACCCCCTCTTATTCTCCCTCGCTTCTCGGTAAGCGCGTGGTCCGGGACGGCGTGGTCCGGGACGTCCATAAATTCATAAATATCTACCTTGCGAACAATTTAACCAGAAGACTTATTCATTATCAACTTATAAACTTATGGACGTCCCCCTCTTCCTCATCGCCCCCCCCCAAAGGACTGCCGGTCCAGAGTCCAGAATTAGAAACCTAACGATTTCGGGTCTTTGCTAAATATGGGGATCGCTTTTCCTTCAACTGAAACCCGATTTTCTTGGGCGGTTTTTCGGGCGCTGACATCAGCTGCCGGGTTGCCGACACGAGGGATCGAATCGCCTCATCATGGGTTTCAATTTTGCTTTCAAGCTCAGCCAGTTTATGGGCCAATGCCTTATGGGTCGTCAATATTTCACGGAGTCTAACGAAAGCCCGGACTACCAAGACACTGACCTGCATTGCCCGGGGAGTGCTGAGAACGGCAGCCAACATAATCGCCCCATGCTCCGTGAAGGCATACGGCGCATACCGTCTCCCTCCACGCCCCCTTTTTGAGGTCGCAAAATGCGACCTCAAATTTTTGACCTCTGCCGGATTTAATTGAAACATAAAATCCCCAGGGAAACGATCCCGGTTCCGTTTCACCTGTTCGTTCAAACGTTTGGTAGAAACGCCATAGAGCCGTGCGAGGTCAGCATCCAGCATTACCCTTTTGCCGCGGATCAACAGAATGGCTTGTTGTATGCGCTCAAGTGGCACAGGAGATTCAATTCCCTTCATTTTCTGGTACCTTTTCTTAGGGCCGAAACGACGGGTCCGGGTCTCAGATCTTTCATTTTGAAAATTTGGTCTCCACCCATGAGTTTTAATTCCTAAGTCAAACTGCCCTAATCTCCTTCATAATTTTTTCCCTCGCCAAGGCGCAAGAACGCAAATACGGTTCCACCGAAGATGCCATTATTATTTTAATAATCGAATACAGGGGGGTCAAAAGAATCTTAAGAGAGGGGAATAGCAGTCTAAAAATATCGCTTGGCGCTCTTTGCGTTTTGGTGTGGCATTTGCTCTGGAGGGCTAACGGATCACCGCACATTCTTATTCCCCACTTCTTGGAAGGCCTGGGCTTAAAATCCAGGGAAAAGGTTGTAGGGGAAATCCGAAATTTAACATATCATAGCAAAAACCTTTAAACAGGTCAAACGGTTGAAATATGAAAATCGTTACATGGGGACCCCACTTCCATTTCTTCATTGCCCCGGCTGGCGAAAGGCCGAAAGATGCAAGACTCTTCCTTCGTGTACCAGGGTAGCGCCAGAAACGAAAGGACCCTCAGCGCGCTCATTTCCCTTGGGCCCCGGGGATGGGTAAGCCTTCTTTGAAGCTTTCCGGACCCCCTCCGAAAGCGCCTGACAGAGAAAGAGGGAGGTACCTAATCTTCTTTGGACTCTCCCAGCTAGTCCAGGGCATCCAGGGCATAGCTCTGGATGATCTTTGGGAAAAACTTATTGAATGTCTGCTGATGGCCAAAGCACTCCAGCCCGGCTACCTCGCCGTTTATGGCCAAGAGCGGCCCGACTTGGCGGTCATCATCCCCTTGCTGGCTATGAAAGTATCCGCAGGAAGACTGCAGGCATGATAGTTCACATGGCCTCCTGCAACACCCTTTTACAGACGGTTGTAGAGGAGGATAAACGTGGACGGCCGAGGCCGGATGCGCCGACTCTCTTTGGGGGATGCGTCTTTCTTTACATGTCCTACTTAAGCTTCGCAAGCGCCGCTGGCGGCAAGGGCTCCCAGGCAGCGGCGTCCTCTTTTGCCTGCGCGGGGGTGCGAATGCCCGGAAGGACCGTGGATACGTTCGGATTGGAGACACAGAAGCGGATCGCCACTTCGGCTGCAGGACGGCCCAATTCCTCGGCCACCTCCCGAAGCCTGTCCAGCCGAACGCGGAACTTCCGCATGTTCTCGGGACTCAGGACTCGGCTGCGCATGTCCTTCTCGGTAAACGTATGCGTCTCTTCGAAGCGCCCGGATAAGAAGCCGCGCTTAAGGGGTACGCGAGAGATGACGCCCACGCCCGCGGCCTTTGCTTTGGCGAATACCTCCGCCGGCTCCTGCTCCAGAATGTTATATTCCATCTGCATGGCCTCGGCCCGACCACCGGAAACGGCCAGTTCGCATTCGGGCAATGTGTTTACCGAGACCCCCCAGTGTTTCATCTTGCCCTGGGCCTTGTATTTGTCGAGAACATCGAAGCTCATCTCCTTTTCCAGGTCCTCCACGCTGGGGTTGTGGAGCAGGTAGAGATCGAACGCCTCCACGCCCAGGCGCTTGAGGCTTCCCTCCACGCAGCCGCGAATGTAGTCGGGGGAGAATTCTCGCTTGCGCGTAATCATGTTATTTCCGCCCTTGGTGCAGATTAGGATGTCATCCCGATCGGATCGCTCCTTTAGGAACTTTCCGATGATGATCTCACTCCGATGCTCCAGGCCATAGGCGTCGGAGGTATCGATGAAGTTCATTCCGGCGTCGACTGCCGCGTGAAGCGCACGGATGCTTTCGGCATCGTCCACGGGGCCGTAGAAGCCCCCTATGGCGATGGTTCCAAAGCCGATGACGCTTACTTCGAGTCCGGTGCGTCCGAGGATACGTTTTTCCATATCGTGTCCCTCCCCTGAATGAGATTGGGAAAACAAATGAACTACCCCGCCGCAAGCGGCGGGGAATTTACCCTAAGAGAAAATTAAAATTCGTCCGGGGTGGAATATACGAAAAATTGAGTTGCGTGTCAAACAATAATGGTTTGCCGTTTGGGGTCAGGCATCGGTAATAAGGTATTCTTTCTCCCTCCTCCTAAGGCAAAAACAGCACGCGTGTGCATGCGGG
The DNA window shown above is from Deltaproteobacteria bacterium and carries:
- a CDS encoding aldo/keto reductase — protein: MEKRILGRTGLEVSVIGFGTIAIGGFYGPVDDAESIRALHAAVDAGMNFIDTSDAYGLEHRSEIIIGKFLKERSDRDDILICTKGGNNMITRKREFSPDYIRGCVEGSLKRLGVEAFDLYLLHNPSVEDLEKEMSFDVLDKYKAQGKMKHWGVSVNTLPECELAVSGGRAEAMQMEYNILEQEPAEVFAKAKAAGVGVISRVPLKRGFLSGRFEETHTFTEKDMRSRVLSPENMRKFRVRLDRLREVAEELGRPAAEVAIRFCVSNPNVSTVLPGIRTPAQAKEDAAAWEPLPPAALAKLK
- a CDS encoding ORF6N domain-containing protein; this encodes MKGIESPVPLERIQQAILLIRGKRVMLDADLARLYGVSTKRLNEQVKRNRDRFPGDFMFQLNPAEVKNLRSHFATSKRGRGGRRYAPYAFTEHGAIMLAAVLSTPRAMQVSVLVVRAFVRLREILTTHKALAHKLAELESKIETHDEAIRSLVSATRQLMSAPEKPPKKIGFQLKEKRSPYLAKTRNR